In a single window of the Polycladomyces zharkentensis genome:
- a CDS encoding SAM-dependent methyltransferase, translated as MHPEQMDRLYQQPGFYWGTEPNRLAHRLLESLPSVQGKTVVDLGCGEGRDAVYFAKKGLNVIAVDLSQAGLEKAKQWAETEGVALTTVRADLLSHRMDTKVDAVYSIGVLHYLPPRMRPDTFAHYKAMTHSGGIPHRHAVNVMMARKI; from the coding sequence GGTTTTTACTGGGGAACCGAACCCAACCGATTGGCTCACCGTCTGCTTGAATCCCTTCCATCCGTGCAGGGGAAAACTGTTGTGGATCTGGGTTGCGGTGAAGGGCGGGATGCCGTCTATTTCGCCAAAAAAGGGCTGAACGTGATAGCAGTCGATCTGTCTCAGGCGGGGTTGGAAAAAGCGAAACAGTGGGCGGAAACGGAAGGTGTGGCCCTCACCACCGTTCGAGCGGATTTGTTATCCCATCGTATGGATACGAAGGTGGATGCCGTCTATTCGATCGGGGTCCTGCACTATCTTCCGCCCCGGATGCGCCCCGACACGTTTGCCCACTACAAAGCGATGACACACTCCGGCGGCATTCCGCACCGACATGCGGTCAATGTGATGATGGCGCGCAAAATCTAG
- a CDS encoding arsenate reductase family protein, which produces MAKLKMYWYPRCGTCRKAKKFLEERGVPFEEQHIVENPPSRAELEELVRKSGLPVQKFFNTSGQKYRELNLKEKLKTMSDDEKLDLLASDGMLIKRPIVTDGERVTVGFKEEQFEENWVR; this is translated from the coding sequence ATGGCGAAGTTGAAAATGTACTGGTACCCCCGTTGCGGCACCTGTCGGAAAGCAAAAAAGTTTCTGGAGGAGCGGGGAGTGCCCTTTGAAGAGCAGCATATCGTCGAGAATCCGCCCAGCCGTGCGGAGCTGGAAGAGCTGGTTCGCAAAAGCGGCCTGCCCGTACAGAAGTTTTTCAATACAAGCGGACAAAAATACCGGGAGCTCAATCTGAAGGAAAAGTTGAAGACGATGAGCGACGATGAAAAGCTGGATTTGCTCGCCAGTGACGGCATGTTGATCAAACGGCCGATCGTCACCGACGGCGAACGGGTCACGGTGGGCTTCAAGGAAGAGCAGTTTGAGGAAAATTGGGTGAGATGA